Part of the Sinorhizobium sp. BG8 genome, CCTGGCCGGTCTTTCCCGATGACGTCCTTGCAGCTGATCTCTCCCACCCCCCCGACATCGCCGAACCTCCCCTTGAAGAAGGAGAGCAAATTACGGTGAACTGGATAATCGGTCCGGCCGGTCCTGGATCGGGCGGGCACACAACGGCATTTCGGATTCTCAACTTTCTCGAGAAGCTTGGCTACCGGAATCGTGTCTATTTCTACGATCCGTATGGCGGAGATCTCCAGTATTTCACCGATATCGCCAGGGACTACTACAAGCTGAACTGCGAGATAGCGAATGCGCGTCGGGGCATGAAGGACGCTCACGCAGTCGTCGCCACCAGCTGGGCTTCGGCCTATGCGGCCTACAATGCGAAATGCTCGGGAAAGCGGTTCTACTTCATCCAGGATTTTGAACCATTCTTCTATCCGACCAGCACGAACAGCCTGCTTGCGGAGAATACATACCGCATGGGCTTTCACGGCATTACTGCGGGCCGCTGGCTCGCCGACAAGCTCACGCGCGAATTCGGCATGAAAACCGACCACTTCCCCTTCGGTTGTGATACGGCACAGTACAGGCGCAGTGCGGGATCAGAACGGAAAGGGATCGCGTTCTACGCCAGGTCCCATACGCCGCGGCGCGCAGTGGAGCTTGGAATTCTCGCGCTCGAAATATTCGCCAAGCGGCATCCGGATGTCGAGCTGCACCTCTTCGGACAGCATCTTGGCGCCTTGCCGTTCAGGTTTACCAACCACGGCCCATCAAATCCGGCAAAGCTGAATGACATTTACAACAAGTGTTTCGCCGGCCTGTGCCTGTCGCTCACGAACGTTTCGCTGGTCCCCTATGAGATGCTCGCATGCGGATGCATACCGATTGTAAACGACGGCCCCCAAAACCGCGTCGTGCTGGAAAATGCCTTCGTTCGCTTTGCGGATCCAACGCCGATATCACTGGCACAGGAGCTGGAAGCCGTCATGGGTGCACCAGACCGGGAAGATATTTCCAGGAAGGCGGCTGAGAGCGTTACGCTCACCTCCTGGGATACAGCTGGCGCGGCCGTTGATGCGGCATTGCGCCGGGCGCTGCAGCCATGAGGCACGATCATTCGAAATCTGTGCATGGACCGGATGCCGGCGAACTCTTCCAGAAACAAAGGGCAAGTGTCCGCGACATCACCCCACCCCGCCAAGGCGCCGTTTTGCCGAACGCCTCGCCACACGACAACGACTGTTTCCCTGAACGCGTAGAACAACGCCCGGGGTGCACACACCCTGGTCCGTTGACCAAACCCGTTTGCCTATGAATTCTGGAGCGCCCATGGCTACGACAGTTGATGTGGTCATCCCCTGCTACAAGTACGGCCGCTACCTGCGGGAATGCGTCGAAAGCGTCCTTGCGCAGGAAGGCGTGGCTGTTCGCATGCTCATTCTGGACGATGCGTCCCCGGACGACTCGGCTGAAGTGGCGCAAGAGCTGGCACGCCAACATCCCGAAGTGGAATTCTGCGGCCACGCCACCAACAAGGGGCACATCGCGACCTACAACGAAGGCATCGAGTGGGCCTCGGGTGATCTCTTCCTGCTCCTGTCGGCAGACGACTATCTCCTGCCCGGCGCTTTCTCCAGGGCCGCAGAGATGATGGCGACGACCGCGGATATGAGCTTCACCTTCGGAAATGCCACGATGCTTTTCGACGACGGTTCGCGCATCGCCAGCGAACCATTCGGACGAGGCGGCACGGCGAGAACCACAGTTCTTCCCTGTGTAGACTTCCTCAAGGCAATGGAGGGCAGGAACATCGTCCCTACCCCCACCGCCGTCGTCAGGACCGAAATGCAGAAGCGTATCGGAGGCTACAGCAGCGACCTGCCGCACAGCGGCGACATGGCGATGTGGATGCGCCTCGCCGCGGAAGGCCCGGTCGGCTTCATCAATACGCCCCAGAGCGTCTACCGAATCCATTCACGCAACATGTCCCACTCCTATTCCTCTCCCCGCCTGCCCGATATTCAACAAAGACAAGCTGCGATCGAGCATTTTCTGGAGCATTGCGGAAGTAAACTGCCGACCGAGGCATTCTCGAACGCTTTGCTGTTCCACCCTCTCGGGCGGGAGGCGACCCGGCAGGCCAGCGCCGCCTTCAATGAGGGAGAGGTCGAGATTTCCCGCGAACTGTCCCGCATCGCGCGAAAGCTCTATCCCGGAATTTGGCACACCGCGCCCTGGCTTCGGCTGCAGATAAACAGGGCTGTCGGCCCGCGCGCATGGAGCGCACTCAGATCGGCCTACCGGGGAAGCTGACGGAGACTCATCGATCTGGAAATGCGCGAGCCCGGCGGATGCGCAGGATCACCAAAGGCGTGGTGGCCGAGACGTAAGCTCTCGCCAGACGACGATCTCGATCCACTTCAATTTTCCACATTGATGCGCGCACGATACTGGGCTAAGAACGCCCCATCGGACCGGCGAGTCGCCTCGCCTGCGGATGCACCCGTAGCTCAGCTGGATAGAGTGTTGGATTCCGA contains:
- a CDS encoding glycosyltransferase family 4 protein; translated protein: MNWIIGPAGPGSGGHTTAFRILNFLEKLGYRNRVYFYDPYGGDLQYFTDIARDYYKLNCEIANARRGMKDAHAVVATSWASAYAAYNAKCSGKRFYFIQDFEPFFYPTSTNSLLAENTYRMGFHGITAGRWLADKLTREFGMKTDHFPFGCDTAQYRRSAGSERKGIAFYARSHTPRRAVELGILALEIFAKRHPDVELHLFGQHLGALPFRFTNHGPSNPAKLNDIYNKCFAGLCLSLTNVSLVPYEMLACGCIPIVNDGPQNRVVLENAFVRFADPTPISLAQELEAVMGAPDREDISRKAAESVTLTSWDTAGAAVDAALRRALQP
- a CDS encoding glycosyltransferase family A protein; this encodes MATTVDVVIPCYKYGRYLRECVESVLAQEGVAVRMLILDDASPDDSAEVAQELARQHPEVEFCGHATNKGHIATYNEGIEWASGDLFLLLSADDYLLPGAFSRAAEMMATTADMSFTFGNATMLFDDGSRIASEPFGRGGTARTTVLPCVDFLKAMEGRNIVPTPTAVVRTEMQKRIGGYSSDLPHSGDMAMWMRLAAEGPVGFINTPQSVYRIHSRNMSHSYSSPRLPDIQQRQAAIEHFLEHCGSKLPTEAFSNALLFHPLGREATRQASAAFNEGEVEISRELSRIARKLYPGIWHTAPWLRLQINRAVGPRAWSALRSAYRGS